The Ciona intestinalis chromosome 11, KH, whole genome shotgun sequence genome has a segment encoding these proteins:
- the LOC100179371 gene encoding EGF-containing fibulin-like extracellular matrix protein 1 has product MNRLILLCIFTVLLHMVLGCPYHDRIQVLKQEQDARIKELMRRSGGSSLSLYTGRIDPVLRKKYIHTDRTLRMKQDEIDRLNAFLLSIDSDYAEEPGHTHTHSTSSSSSASTGSSHGHSPSTGTSSTAGHSSHSASRRPASSSHRVNHRPTTSHSTSHSRPASSSRATSSSSSRTPSRSGAHGTHTTSLNRPSTNYIGYNSHRGYIPRGRKTPGISVGFGSASTVYQPERYVACPGTRFHVCPIGTTCERHGRTYRCVQRGQYRCPDGFERFNVSSTQYRCQDINECENVDLNHCEYDCLNTHGSYRCTCDDGYSVMADGTCVDNDECAGSYHVCQNECRNTLGGYDCVCPQGYNKTEPGGKYCQDINECLDEETCRTGEKCLNTFGSHECNVPQECEEGYLRKNTTGNEFGPCVVENYETDTHKPVSISHSRFALFSKYPMNREVAKMNYYRVSGHRYMFRVTEGSGYFRIVQQAGRNYVTIKTRRRLIGPQVYRMKILVTDYDRTASDWRRRTITSRIDLEFIVSQYDF; this is encoded by the exons ATGAACCGTCTAATTCTGCTTTGCATATTCACCGTGTTGTTACACATGGTGTTGGGATGTCCTTACCATGATCGTATCCAAGTATTGAAGCAAGAACAGGACGCCCGTATCAAAGAGTTAAtg CGACGAAGCGGGGGTAGCAGTCTGTCACTATACACAGGCAGAATCGACCCTGTGCTAcgtaaaaaatacattcataCTGACCGAACGCTCCGTATGAAACAAGATGAGATCGACCGATTGAACGCTTTCCTGTTGAGCATTGATAGCGACTATGCAGAGGAACCGGGtcatacacacacacatagCACATCAAGCAGTTCTTCCGCTAGCACGGGATCCTCGCATG GCCATAGCCCGAGCACTGGAACGTCCAGCACTGCAGGTCATTCCAGCCATTCAGCTTCAAGGAGACCAGCAAGCTCCTCACACAGAGTAAACCATCGTCCCACCACCAGCCATTCCACAAGCCACAGTAGACCTGCAAGTAGCAGTAGGGCCACCTCTAGCTCAAGTTCAAGGACACCCAGCCGGTCGGGAGCTCACGGGACTCACACAACTTCCCTCAACAGACCGTCGACAAACTACATTGGTTACAACTCGCATCGAGGCTACATACCAAGGGGAAGAAAGACCCCTGGGATCTCAGTCGGGTTCGGGTCTGCATCGACCGTGT ACCAGCCGGAAAGATACGTTGCATGCCCTGGCACCAGATTCCATGTTTGTCCAATCGGAACAACCTGCGAGCGACACGGTCGTACTTACAG ATGTGTGCAACGTGGGCAATACAGATGCCCAGATGGATTTGAAAGATTCAACGTATCTTCTACACAATATAGATGCCAAG ACATCAACGAATGTGAAAACGTCGACCTTAACCACTGCGAGTACGATTGCTTGAACACACATGGAAGTTACAGATGTACATGTGATGATGGGTACAGTGTTATGGCGGACGGAACATGTGTTG ATAATGACGAATGTGCTggcagttaccacgtatgccaGAACGAGTGCAGAAACACCCTTGGGGGTTACGACTGTGTGTGTCCTCAAGGTTACAACAAGACTGAGCCAGGCGGTAAATACTGTCAAG ACATCAACGAGTGTTTGGATGAGGAAACTTGTCGGACCGGAGAAAAATGCTTGAATACTTTTGGATCGCATGAATGCAATGTGCCGCAGGAATGCGAGGAGGGCTATTTGAGGAAAAATACAACTGGAAACGAATTCGG ACCATGCGTTGTGGAAAACTACGAGACCGACACTCACAAGCCAGTGTCCATCTCACACAGCAGGTTCGCTCtgttttccaaatatcctatgAATAGAGAGGTCGCCAAAATGAACTATTACAGAGTGTCAGGCCACAGATACATGTTCAGGGTAACCGAAGGCAGCGGTTACTTCAG aattgtcCAACAAGCTGGAAGAAACTACGTCACCATTAAAACACGTCGTCGACTCATTGGACCTCAAGTGTATAGAATGAAGATACTAGTGACCGACTACGACAGAACAGCAAGCGATTGGAGACGCCGTACCATCACAAGCAGGATAGATCTAGAATTCATTGTTTCGCAATACGACTTTTAA
- the LOC100187217 gene encoding malate dehydrogenase, cytoplasmic-like isoform X2, with protein sequence MADGLKVLVTGAAGQIAYSLLYSIANGDVFGKDKSITLVMLDIAPMAEALKGVVMELQDCALPSLKNVISTTDVKEAFTDIDFAILVGAMPRRQGMERKDLLKANAKIFVEQGQALEKYAKKTVKVLVVGNPANTNCLIALTCAPSIPKTNFTCLTRLDQNRAQSQIASRLGVSNDSVSNMIIWGNHSSTQFPDAAHASAVVGGSTANAVEAVKDDAWLNGDFISTVQKRGGAVIAARKLSSAMSAAKAICDHVRDWYFGTKGDKWTSMGIYSNGSHYGLPENIVYSVPVRIAPGGEYTVVEGLKISDFARSKMDATAQELLEERNAAWDFLPTS encoded by the exons ATG GCTGATGGTTTGAAAGTCCTTGTTACTGGAGCAGCAGGTCAGATCGCGTATTCCTTGTTGTATTCAATTGCTAATGGAGATGTGTTTGGCAAAGATAAg tccATAACTCTAGTAATGCTCGATATTGCTCCGATGGCTGAAGCTTTGAAAGGTGTGGTCATGGAATTGCAAGATTGTGCCTTGCCAAGTCTCAAAA ACGTCATTTCAACCACTGACGTGAAAGAAGCTTTCACTGATATTGACTTCGCCATCCTGGTTGGAGCCATGCCACGCAGACAAGGAATGGAAAGGAAAGACCTGTTGAAAGCGAACGCGAAGATATTTGTGGAGCAAGGACAAGCTTTGGAGAAATATGCAAAGAAGACAGTGAAG GTGTTGGTTGTTGGCAATCCAGCGAACACAAATTGCCTCATAGCCCTCACATGCGCACCAAGTATCCCGAAAACCAACTTCACGTGTTTGACGAGACTTGATCAAAACCGTGCACAGTCTCAG ATTGCTTCACGTCTCGGTGTGTCCAACGACAGTGTGTCTAACATGATAATATGGGGAAACCATTCATCAACTCAGTTCCCCGATGCAGCTCATGCGTCTGCTGTAGTTGGTGGGTCTACAGCTAATGCAGTGGAAGCTGTAAAAGATGATGCTTGGCTTAATGGAGACTTTATATCT ACTGTCCAGAAGCGTGGTGGTGCAGTCATTGCTGCTCGTAAGTTATCGAGCGCCATGTCGGCAGCAAAGGCGATCTGTGACCATGTTCGTGACTGGTATTTTGGTACCAAGGGTGACAAGTGGACATCTATGGGCATTTACTCGAATGGAAGTCATTATGGTCTTCCAGAGAACATTGTGTACAGTGTTCCAGTTCGTATTGCG CCTGGTGGAGAATACACTGTCGTAGAGGGCCTTAAAATCTCTGATTTTGCTCGCTCCAAAATGGACGCGACAGCCCAAGAATTACTGGAGGAACGCAATGCTGCGTGGGATTTCCTACCTACCAGTTGA